Proteins encoded together in one Scytonema millei VB511283 window:
- a CDS encoding DUF6798 domain-containing protein, which translates to MSIVQFLLIAFVFGISYTQRPLYYDNQTTKFFHGLAQASYGFLANDWFASTIDPLPAFTFLVKITHLYLNEYAFYLYYIIIFGVYIYSLTGIISFIFPIHINPKIAIDSKTNSDRLKYLVFFAILIVLHSINIQIKALDLDTALNIHYGVAEQYVLGPYFQPSNFGVFIIFSIYRFLHRNYFIAVACLALAATFHPTYLMSAAIICLTYLIVIYKNEGSLIKVLLVGGVATLFLLPVFSYMYFQFRPTTAELWAKSQYIIVQLRIPHHSIPQIFLSKPSAYLQFFLVALALYLIRKTKVFVTLFIPFLIIVTLTIIQIVYPNNTIAFVAPWRLSAVLVPIATSITVAWFVSYLFDRYFQIQHKRSVMVASLATISMVFVLGLYNQGQMFVEQDRSIPMLNYVKKTTQQEDLYLVPNKNKELRKFRVYTGAPILVNFKSHPYKDVEVLEWYERNLAAQAFYESPSDRQCDILKQLVADYQINKVVTESQNFNANCSFLAQLYKDDRYGVYQLLGSRESGVGRGGF; encoded by the coding sequence TTGTCAATAGTTCAGTTTTTACTCATTGCTTTTGTCTTTGGAATTTCCTACACTCAAAGACCTTTATACTATGACAATCAAACGACAAAATTTTTTCATGGACTAGCACAAGCTAGCTATGGTTTTTTAGCAAATGATTGGTTCGCCAGCACCATCGATCCTCTACCAGCTTTTACTTTTTTAGTCAAGATAACTCATTTATATTTAAATGAATATGCTTTTTATCTTTATTATATAATTATTTTTGGCGTATATATTTACAGTCTGACAGGAATTATTTCATTTATTTTTCCAATTCATATAAATCCTAAAATAGCTATAGATTCTAAAACTAATAGCGATCGCCTGAAATATTTAGTTTTTTTTGCTATACTGATCGTCCTTCATTCTATCAATATTCAAATTAAAGCTCTCGATTTAGATACGGCTTTAAATATTCATTATGGAGTTGCAGAACAATACGTTCTCGGACCTTACTTTCAACCCAGCAACTTCGGTGTTTTTATCATTTTCTCAATTTATCGATTTCTTCATCGCAATTACTTCATCGCTGTAGCTTGTCTAGCTTTAGCAGCTACCTTTCATCCTACATATCTTATGAGTGCAGCGATTATTTGCTTGACTTACCTAATTGTTATCTATAAAAACGAAGGTAGTCTAATTAAAGTCCTGTTAGTTGGAGGCGTAGCAACTCTATTCTTACTGCCAGTCTTTAGTTATATGTATTTTCAGTTCAGACCAACCACCGCTGAACTGTGGGCAAAATCGCAATATATTATCGTCCAATTAAGAATACCTCACCATTCTATCCCTCAGATATTTTTAAGTAAACCTTCAGCCTATTTGCAATTTTTCTTAGTTGCTTTAGCGCTCTATTTAATTAGAAAAACTAAAGTTTTCGTCACTCTATTTATTCCTTTTTTAATTATTGTCACTTTAACTATTATTCAAATAGTTTATCCAAATAATACAATAGCCTTTGTTGCTCCTTGGCGACTTTCTGCGGTTTTAGTACCGATCGCCACTAGTATTACAGTTGCTTGGTTCGTATCTTACTTATTCGATCGCTACTTTCAAATTCAACACAAACGCTCGGTGATGGTGGCGAGTTTAGCTACGATATCTATGGTTTTTGTGCTTGGCTTGTACAACCAAGGACAAATGTTTGTAGAACAAGACCGAAGTATCCCAATGTTGAATTATGTCAAAAAAACAACGCAACAAGAAGACCTCTATCTAGTTCCAAATAAAAATAAAGAGTTACGCAAGTTTAGAGTTTATACAGGCGCTCCCATTTTGGTTAACTTTAAATCACATCCATACAAAGATGTTGAAGTTTTAGAGTGGTATGAAAGAAATTTAGCCGCGCAAGCCTTTTATGAATCGCCAAGCGATCGCCAGTGCGACATTTTAAAACAACTCGTAGCCGATTATCAAATTAACAAAGTCGTCACCGAAAGCCAAAATTTCAATGCTAATTGCAGCTTTTTAGCTCAACTATACAAAGACGATCGCTATGGAGTGTATCAGTTATTAGGGAGTCGGGAGTCGGGAGTCGGTAGGGGCGGGTTTTGA
- a CDS encoding diacylglycerol/polyprenol kinase family protein, which produces MADFPALARIPTLWLQIAVVGVWLGIVLAIAGAVSRFANSDPEIVRKIVHIGTGNVILFAWLLNIPAWVGIGASVLAGITTLLSYRLPLLPGINSIGRKSLGTFFYAVSIGVLVAWFWAVQKPYFAALGILIMTWGDGLAALIGQRYGKHVYTVGGVKKSWEGSLTMAVVSYIVSSSILVAVHGNSWLTWLVAFVVALVATGLEAFSWYGIDNLSVPIASAGLGFLLSQLL; this is translated from the coding sequence ATGGCTGATTTTCCGGCACTAGCTCGAATTCCTACTCTCTGGCTACAGATAGCAGTGGTAGGAGTTTGGCTGGGAATTGTTCTGGCGATCGCAGGTGCAGTTAGCCGTTTCGCAAATAGCGATCCCGAAATTGTGCGGAAAATCGTTCACATTGGCACTGGCAATGTCATTTTATTCGCTTGGTTATTAAATATCCCCGCCTGGGTAGGGATTGGCGCATCAGTATTAGCAGGTATTACGACTTTATTATCCTATCGCCTGCCACTTCTACCAGGAATTAACAGTATCGGACGCAAGAGCTTAGGGACGTTTTTCTACGCTGTAAGCATCGGCGTTCTAGTCGCTTGGTTTTGGGCAGTCCAGAAACCTTACTTCGCTGCTTTAGGCATACTCATCATGACTTGGGGTGATGGACTCGCAGCTTTAATCGGACAACGTTACGGAAAGCATGTCTACACGGTTGGGGGTGTGAAAAAAAGCTGGGAAGGCTCTTTGACTATGGCTGTGGTCAGCTACATTGTGAGTAGCTCCATTCTCGTAGCCGTACACGGGAATTCTTGGTTAACTTGGCTCGTGGCTTTTGTAGTTGCTCTGGTAGCTACAGGTCTAGAAGCTTTTTCTTGGTACGGCATTGATAACCTATCCGTACCTATAGCTAGCGCCGGATTAGGATTTCTGCTGAGTCAGTTGTTGTAA
- a CDS encoding serine/threonine-protein kinase, with the protein MRGKLLGGRYQVVEVLANGGFGQTYVAQDMHRPGNPRCVVKHLQPASVNSKFLHNARRLFQTEAEILEQLGNHDQIPRLLAYFEEHQEFYLVQEFVQGHTLTKELLPGDRWEESKVYQLLQEVLEILVFVHAHAAIHRDIKPDNLIRRIADGKLVLVDFGSVKQVWTQVFTRTGQQENSPPATIAIGTPGYMPTEQGQGRPQPNSDIYALGTIAIQALTGMNPSQLAEQSDTGEIEWRQHAKVSEGLGAVIAKMVRYNSKNRYQTAVAALVALRQLANFPTLLQPVIGIQPLPVSHFNQSNLEKRLTLVGTPKGIEREVKTDLLENHSETHTVTMAGLDTTPTAEVATQALPVLERIPDPPAVALVNPDRSTPAKASPSRQRYPLRVGAALTAVLASVAAMYVTNWHPVADPEQTLEQMNALKTARKYQECIDLASTHSSTNAKVQAGLQQCRLAQAQQLAATDLSAAIALGSQIPSTDPLYPVAKPAIAQWTNRLLEKAKTDYEAGNLPQAIALVKAIPITNPVYQTAQTAITQWQRDWQNNRAAWEAAKSAAAVGKWQDVLQATRKVTIHPYWQQQIAPLAQQAAIKIALASNTAIPPQQSRTTPKPPQSRTQPVTSKPKTVTNRPRSRPNRSRTAIATSTSRPQSTIKRTTVRRTTVRRLQPISRRVKPAIARRTNRPIRRRARFPVGNTRSLYNWQTKTVP; encoded by the coding sequence ATGAGAGGCAAGCTGCTAGGCGGGCGTTACCAAGTTGTAGAAGTTCTAGCTAACGGTGGTTTTGGTCAAACCTACGTAGCCCAAGATATGCATCGACCAGGAAATCCTCGATGTGTCGTTAAGCACCTCCAGCCTGCTAGCGTCAACTCTAAATTTTTGCACAATGCAAGGCGGTTGTTTCAAACAGAAGCAGAAATTTTAGAGCAACTCGGCAATCACGACCAGATTCCTCGGTTACTAGCTTATTTTGAAGAACACCAAGAGTTTTACCTCGTTCAAGAGTTCGTTCAAGGACATACTCTGACCAAAGAATTACTTCCAGGCGATCGCTGGGAAGAAAGTAAAGTCTACCAACTGCTGCAAGAAGTATTAGAAATATTGGTTTTCGTCCACGCTCACGCAGCAATTCATCGCGATATTAAACCTGACAATCTCATCCGGCGAATTGCAGATGGCAAGTTAGTCTTAGTAGATTTTGGTTCAGTCAAACAGGTTTGGACGCAGGTGTTTACCCGAACGGGGCAACAGGAAAATAGCCCACCAGCTACGATCGCGATCGGGACTCCTGGTTACATGCCCACAGAACAAGGTCAAGGTAGACCTCAACCCAATAGCGATATTTATGCCCTCGGCACGATCGCCATTCAAGCTCTGACAGGAATGAATCCTTCCCAGTTAGCAGAACAGTCAGACACTGGCGAAATTGAGTGGCGACAACATGCCAAAGTCAGCGAGGGACTGGGGGCAGTCATTGCCAAAATGGTGCGCTACAACAGCAAAAATCGCTATCAGACGGCAGTAGCCGCCCTAGTTGCCCTGCGGCAACTCGCCAATTTTCCCACGTTATTGCAACCAGTTATCGGAATTCAACCGCTACCTGTCTCTCACTTCAACCAGTCGAACTTGGAGAAACGTCTTACTCTAGTTGGCACTCCTAAAGGTATAGAGCGTGAAGTGAAAACCGATCTCCTTGAGAATCATTCCGAGACTCATACTGTGACGATGGCAGGACTCGACACGACCCCAACTGCCGAGGTTGCCACCCAAGCACTACCAGTTCTAGAACGGATACCCGACCCCCCCGCTGTAGCATTAGTAAACCCCGATCGATCGACTCCTGCTAAAGCCTCCCCATCGCGACAGCGCTATCCCCTCCGCGTGGGAGCAGCACTCACGGCTGTCTTAGCAAGCGTAGCAGCGATGTACGTAACGAATTGGCATCCAGTCGCAGATCCAGAGCAGACTCTGGAGCAGATGAACGCGCTCAAAACTGCGAGAAAATACCAAGAGTGCATCGATCTAGCATCGACTCACAGTAGTACCAACGCCAAAGTTCAAGCCGGACTTCAACAGTGTCGCCTCGCCCAGGCACAGCAGCTAGCTGCCACCGATCTATCGGCGGCGATCGCGCTAGGCAGTCAAATTCCCAGCACCGATCCGCTTTATCCTGTAGCTAAGCCCGCGATCGCGCAGTGGACGAACCGTTTATTAGAAAAAGCGAAAACCGATTACGAAGCAGGAAACTTACCACAGGCGATCGCCTTAGTGAAAGCAATTCCCATCACTAACCCCGTCTATCAAACAGCCCAAACTGCAATTACCCAATGGCAACGCGACTGGCAAAACAACCGCGCCGCTTGGGAGGCAGCAAAAAGCGCCGCCGCTGTGGGCAAGTGGCAAGATGTCCTCCAAGCCACCAGAAAAGTTACTATTCATCCCTACTGGCAACAGCAGATCGCTCCTCTTGCCCAACAAGCAGCCATCAAAATTGCTTTAGCGTCCAATACCGCTATCCCACCGCAACAGTCTAGAACGACACCAAAACCGCCCCAATCGCGAACGCAGCCTGTAACATCCAAACCAAAAACTGTTACCAATCGCCCCCGCAGCCGCCCCAACCGCTCTAGAACCGCGATCGCAACTTCCACCTCCCGTCCTCAATCGACGATAAAACGAACGACTGTGAGACGAACGACTGTCAGGCGATTGCAACCCATTTCTAGACGAGTCAAACCCGCGATCGCCAGACGCACCAACCGCCCCATCCGCAGACGCGCCCGTTTTCCAGTCGGAAACACCAGAAGTTTATACAACTGGCAGACAAAAACTGTGCCTTAA
- a CDS encoding helix-turn-helix domain-containing protein, producing MSRQPSPPAIGAIVKSIRKHRNLTLEQLAQRSHVSKSMLSQIERELTNPTIATLWSLAHALDVSITELVSQAHVETAIAPAKIEVMRSHHTPTIASQDGKCKLRILSPISSAGATEWYELLMEPNACLESEPHASGSYEHLTVLSGNLLVKCGIYEQSLNSGDTARYPVDIHHQIQNLGEEEARALLVYVL from the coding sequence ATGAGTCGCCAGCCTTCTCCGCCAGCCATCGGAGCGATCGTTAAATCTATCCGCAAACACCGCAACCTGACTCTAGAACAACTCGCTCAACGCTCTCATGTCTCTAAGTCGATGCTGTCGCAGATCGAACGAGAGTTAACAAATCCGACGATCGCTACTTTATGGAGCCTTGCCCATGCCTTGGATGTCAGTATTACCGAGTTAGTCAGTCAAGCGCATGTCGAAACCGCGATCGCGCCTGCGAAAATTGAGGTGATGCGATCGCACCATACCCCCACAATCGCTAGCCAAGATGGTAAGTGTAAGCTGCGAATTTTAAGCCCGATCTCATCTGCTGGTGCTACTGAGTGGTACGAATTGCTGATGGAACCCAATGCTTGTTTGGAGAGCGAACCGCACGCATCCGGTAGTTACGAGCATTTGACTGTGTTAAGCGGCAATTTGCTAGTTAAATGCGGTATCTACGAGCAATCTCTAAACTCAGGCGATACGGCAAGATATCCTGTCGATATCCATCACCAAATTCAAAATCTTGGTGAAGAGGAAGCGCGGGCATTACTCGTATATGTGTTGTGA
- a CDS encoding M15 family metallopeptidase, with protein MKPYQRVPIAESGESLVEIPLEKFAVESPHPYQLLGAPYQERSPYYLRQGVLNRLLQAQIYLQQTHPQWRIQIFDAYRPIAVQKFMVDYAFSQVLQAEGLTVEQLSPDRQQALWQQVYQIWAIPSTDPKTPPPHSTGAAVDITLVDAAGMIVNMGSPIDEMSARSQPNYFASSSDPVEQQYHIHRQLLRDIMLKAEFTRHPGEWWHFSFGDQMWAWLSDRPVAQYGGIL; from the coding sequence ATGAAACCATATCAACGAGTGCCGATCGCAGAATCTGGGGAATCGTTAGTAGAAATTCCTTTAGAAAAGTTTGCTGTAGAGTCACCCCATCCTTACCAGTTACTAGGTGCGCCTTATCAAGAGCGATCGCCTTATTATTTACGACAAGGTGTACTGAATCGCCTCCTGCAAGCCCAAATCTATCTTCAACAGACTCATCCCCAGTGGCGCATTCAGATTTTCGATGCCTATCGTCCGATTGCCGTGCAAAAGTTTATGGTAGATTATGCTTTTAGCCAAGTTTTGCAAGCAGAGGGACTGACTGTAGAGCAGCTATCTCCCGACCGACAACAGGCTTTATGGCAGCAAGTATATCAAATTTGGGCAATTCCTAGCACCGATCCTAAGACTCCCCCACCTCACAGTACGGGTGCAGCAGTCGATATTACCTTAGTAGATGCGGCTGGAATGATAGTAAATATGGGTTCTCCGATTGATGAGATGTCAGCGCGATCGCAACCCAATTATTTTGCAAGTAGCTCCGATCCCGTAGAGCAACAGTATCACATCCACCGCCAACTCCTACGAGATATCATGCTCAAGGCTGAATTTACTCGCCATCCTGGGGAATGGTGGCATTTTTCTTTCGGCGATCAAATGTGGGCATGGTTGAGCGATCGCCCTGTGGCTCAGTATGGTGGTATCTTGTAG
- a CDS encoding WD40 repeat domain-containing protein, which translates to MPPQSLVSIAIAIACQLSVVSYQLSAREQGAGGRRELREQKSTVFTQCSASVYRQPSSRSVAPASTVNHQLPTTNYQLPSLLTRLWQGKFQVDTISGGHRRAVYSVAFSPNSQMIASSGGDRTIKVWYLAGKRLLQTYIAHRDWVSSLAFMPDKTGQKTILASGSGDRTVKVWNLRHRRLIRTFVGHKDWVSSVAFSPNGKLLASGSGDNTIRLWNLKTGKALRVIKEGSGVTAIAFSPDGKTLASSTFFNSVQLWDVESGELIRTFTGHKRPVYAIAFSPDGETLASGSNNGQMILWRVESGKLQETIKAHKKEVTSLSFSEDGDTLASASGDKTIKLWNPANGELLRSLSDHSAGVTAVTFSPRGQTFASGSKDRTIKIWREET; encoded by the coding sequence ATGCCACCTCAGTCTTTAGTTTCAATTGCTATTGCGATCGCTTGTCAGTTATCAGTTGTCAGTTATCAGTTATCAGCGAGGGAGCAGGGAGCAGGGGGGAGAAGAGAGCTGAGGGAGCAAAAATCAACCGTCTTCACGCAGTGTAGCGCCAGCGTTTACCGTCAACCGTCTTCACGCAGTGTAGCGCCAGCGTCTACCGTCAACCACCAACTACCAACTACCAACTACCAACTACCATCACTCCTAACTCGTCTGTGGCAGGGAAAATTTCAAGTCGATACGATTAGCGGCGGGCATCGACGGGCAGTTTATTCAGTAGCGTTCAGCCCGAACAGTCAGATGATTGCTAGTAGTGGTGGAGATCGGACGATCAAAGTTTGGTATTTGGCAGGGAAAAGATTGTTGCAAACTTATATAGCGCACAGAGATTGGGTGAGTTCTCTCGCGTTTATGCCCGACAAAACCGGACAAAAAACAATTCTTGCTAGTGGGAGTGGAGATAGAACGGTTAAGGTATGGAATTTGCGGCATCGAAGATTAATTCGTACCTTTGTCGGACATAAAGATTGGGTGAGTTCGGTAGCGTTTAGCCCAAATGGAAAACTCTTGGCAAGCGGTAGTGGAGATAATACCATCAGGCTATGGAACCTCAAAACTGGAAAAGCCTTGCGCGTCATCAAGGAAGGCAGTGGAGTTACGGCGATCGCTTTTAGTCCCGATGGCAAAACCCTTGCTAGCAGCACTTTTTTCAACAGCGTCCAACTTTGGGATGTCGAAAGTGGCGAACTGATTCGTACTTTTACCGGACACAAACGTCCAGTATACGCGATCGCCTTTAGTCCCGATGGCGAAACCCTTGCCAGTGGTAGCAATAACGGACAAATGATTTTATGGCGAGTTGAAAGCGGTAAGTTGCAAGAAACTATCAAAGCCCACAAGAAAGAAGTCACGTCGCTGTCTTTTAGCGAGGATGGCGACACCCTCGCCAGCGCCAGTGGAGACAAAACAATTAAATTGTGGAATCCCGCCAACGGAGAATTACTGCGCAGCTTATCAGATCACTCAGCCGGAGTCACTGCCGTTACCTTCAGCCCCAGAGGACAAACTTTCGCTAGCGGTAGCAAGGATAGAACGATTAAAATTTGGCGAGAAGAAACTTGA
- a CDS encoding flippase, translated as MPKLPKFESWLKHQQSDLLRTLVRGAGAALSVQITSAGTIYVSQILLARWLGVTEYGIYDYAIALSLSLAFLAGLGLPIAVLRFIPKYQFEQDWRHLRGIIWGSWQQTLIASLITSVFSTVVLQWLASNQGLEHSKPLIFGVWSVPLMALVNLQQQIARAFQRITLAYAPYLIAYPLILIGITFIWQLNRSLNSTEAIALSILSLLLVLLVQALLFYRELTAEISQAVPAYAIGQWWRVALPLMFMDGSSVVLSQTDTLMLGTMLGAKAVGIYSAALKTSLWVHFILTAVNAIFAPIIASLHAQGDRQGLQQLVSTIARWMFYPALVIAIGLIIFAEPVLQLFGSEFTTARGALIVLILGQLVNVGAGSVGYLLIMTGNQIPAARVMGISAFTNVVLNVLGIYWLGIFGAALATAFSMMLWNVWLHAIVVKRLDVRPSILATFR; from the coding sequence ATGCCTAAGTTGCCCAAATTTGAATCTTGGCTAAAACACCAGCAATCTGACTTGCTAAGGACGTTAGTACGCGGTGCAGGTGCGGCGTTAAGCGTCCAAATTACCAGTGCTGGCACGATCTATGTCTCCCAAATCTTACTTGCCCGTTGGCTGGGAGTCACAGAGTATGGCATTTACGATTATGCGATCGCCCTCAGTCTTTCTCTGGCTTTTCTTGCCGGATTGGGCTTGCCAATTGCCGTTTTACGATTTATTCCCAAATACCAGTTCGAGCAAGATTGGCGACATTTGCGGGGAATTATCTGGGGAAGTTGGCAACAAACGCTAATCGCTAGTTTGATTACATCTGTATTCAGCACGGTTGTATTGCAGTGGTTGGCATCAAATCAAGGATTGGAGCATTCAAAACCGCTGATTTTTGGTGTTTGGAGCGTGCCTTTGATGGCATTAGTTAATCTTCAGCAACAAATTGCTAGAGCCTTTCAAAGAATTACCCTAGCTTATGCTCCATACTTAATCGCCTATCCATTGATATTAATTGGCATTACATTTATTTGGCAGTTGAATCGGAGCTTGAATAGTACAGAAGCGATCGCGCTTTCAATTCTGTCACTGCTGCTTGTTTTGTTAGTTCAAGCACTTCTGTTTTATCGAGAATTGACTGCAGAAATTTCTCAAGCCGTTCCTGCTTATGCGATCGGTCAATGGTGGAGAGTTGCCTTACCATTAATGTTTATGGATGGCTCGTCTGTGGTTTTGAGTCAAACAGATACGCTCATGCTAGGGACAATGCTAGGAGCTAAAGCCGTGGGAATTTACAGTGCTGCACTCAAAACATCGCTTTGGGTTCATTTCATTCTCACTGCTGTCAATGCGATTTTTGCTCCCATTATCGCTTCGCTACACGCTCAAGGCGATCGCCAAGGATTGCAGCAGCTAGTATCGACAATAGCGCGGTGGATGTTTTATCCGGCGTTGGTAATTGCGATCGGTTTAATTATTTTTGCCGAACCCGTACTACAATTATTTGGCTCGGAATTCACCACAGCTAGAGGAGCGCTAATCGTTCTGATTCTAGGTCAACTTGTGAATGTGGGAGCGGGATCGGTAGGATATTTGCTAATCATGACGGGCAACCAAATTCCGGCTGCAAGGGTGATGGGAATTAGTGCTTTCACGAATGTAGTTTTAAATGTCCTTGGCATCTACTGGTTAGGAATTTTCGGTGCGGCACTAGCAACGGCATTTTCCATGATGTTATGGAACGTTTGGCTTCATGCGATCGTGGTCAAACGGCTGGACGTTCGCCCCTCGATTCTGGCTACATTCCGATAG
- the yidD gene encoding membrane protein insertion efficiency factor YidD, with translation MKIGLIWLIRGYRMLISPLLLPSCRFHPTCSSYALEAIERFGAWRGGILAVRRILRCHPWHPGGYDPVPERREQGAATSDQ, from the coding sequence TTGAAGATCGGATTAATTTGGTTAATTCGGGGCTATCGAATGTTAATTTCTCCTCTATTGCTGCCATCGTGTCGGTTTCATCCTACCTGTTCTTCTTACGCCCTAGAAGCGATCGAACGTTTTGGCGCTTGGCGGGGTGGAATTTTGGCAGTGCGACGCATTTTACGCTGTCATCCTTGGCATCCAGGCGGCTACGATCCTGTACCAGAAAGGAGGGAGCAGGGAGCAGCGACCAGTGACCAGTGA
- a CDS encoding NAD(P)/FAD-dependent oxidoreductase, giving the protein MSQQPARICILGGGFGGLYTALRLSQLPWESEKPEIVLIDRSDRFLFSPLLYELLTGELQTWEIAPPFIELLASTGIRFCQGEAAEIDIYEQRVRLQDGIEIPYDRLVLALGGETPLDMVPGASSYAFPFRTLADAYRMEEQLRLLEASTADKIRVAIVGAGYSGVELACKLADRLGERGRFRLVELSDQILRTSPEFNREAATKALEKRGIWLDLETKVESIEPNAIALEYKNQVDIIPVDLVVWTVGTRVAPIVRSLPLKQNQRGQLTATSTLQVIDRPEIFALGDLADCRDAAEQQVPGTAQAAVQQADYAAWNLWASLTHRPLLPFRYQNLGEMMTLGIDSATLTGLGIKLEGPLAAIARRLAYLYRLPTLEHQIKVGINWITRPFLQGIEES; this is encoded by the coding sequence ATGTCCCAACAACCCGCACGTATTTGTATTCTCGGTGGCGGCTTTGGCGGTTTATACACGGCACTGCGCCTGAGCCAATTACCTTGGGAATCGGAAAAACCAGAAATTGTCCTAATCGATCGCAGCGATCGCTTCTTATTTTCGCCCCTGTTGTACGAATTGCTCACGGGTGAATTGCAAACTTGGGAAATTGCCCCGCCGTTTATCGAACTCCTCGCCTCAACTGGAATTCGCTTCTGTCAGGGTGAAGCAGCAGAAATTGATATTTACGAACAGCGAGTCCGGCTGCAAGATGGAATCGAAATTCCCTACGATCGCCTAGTATTAGCTTTGGGTGGTGAAACGCCGCTAGATATGGTTCCTGGGGCATCCTCCTACGCTTTCCCCTTCCGTACCCTTGCCGATGCCTACCGCATGGAAGAACAGCTGCGGCTACTTGAAGCATCTACCGCAGATAAAATTCGCGTGGCAATTGTAGGGGCTGGCTATAGCGGCGTAGAATTGGCGTGTAAGCTGGCAGATCGTCTTGGTGAAAGAGGACGCTTCCGATTAGTAGAACTGAGCGACCAAATTCTTAGAACATCCCCAGAGTTTAACCGCGAAGCAGCCACAAAAGCATTGGAAAAAAGAGGGATTTGGCTCGATCTCGAAACTAAAGTCGAGTCAATCGAACCGAATGCGATCGCCCTGGAATATAAAAATCAAGTCGATATTATTCCCGTAGATCTTGTCGTTTGGACGGTAGGTACGCGAGTTGCGCCAATCGTGCGATCGCTTCCCCTCAAACAAAACCAACGCGGACAGCTCACGGCGACATCAACTCTACAAGTCATAGATCGTCCCGAAATATTTGCTTTGGGTGACTTAGCTGACTGTCGCGATGCCGCAGAGCAACAAGTTCCTGGTACTGCTCAAGCTGCCGTACAACAGGCAGACTATGCCGCTTGGAATCTTTGGGCTTCCCTCACCCACCGTCCTTTACTTCCCTTCCGCTATCAGAATTTAGGGGAAATGATGACTCTAGGAATTGACAGTGCCACACTTACGGGTTTGGGAATTAAGCTAGAGGGTCCTCTCGCCGCGATCGCCCGTCGTCTTGCATATTTATATCGACTACCAACCCTAGAGCATCAAATTAAGGTGGGCATCAATTGGATTACTCGCCCATTTTTGCAGGGGATAGAAGAGAGCTGA